GCATGCTGGAGGACGTGGTCGAGCGCGGGACCGGCACCGCGGTCCGCAACGCGGGCTTCTGGCTCCCCGCCGCCGGCAAGACCGGCACGACCAACCAGAGCAAGGATGCCTGGTTCGTGGGGATGACGCCCGACCTCGTGGCGGGCGTTTGGATCGGGTTCGACCGGCCGCAGCGCATCCTCCCCAACGGCAGCGGCGGCTCCCTCGCCGCCCCCGCATGGGCGGAATTCATGAAGGCCGCCTACCGGAACCGCCCGGCGCCCGCGGCCTGGGTGCCGCCTCCCGGTCTCGTCACCGTGCCCGTGGACCCCGCGACCGGCAGCCGCGCCACCCACCGCTGCCCGGTCGAGGACGTGCGGATCGAATACTTCCTGCCCGGCACGGAGCCCCACGAGTACTGCCCGCTCCACCCGGAGAGCGGCGCTGAACGCTTCTTCCGCCGCCTCTGGGACGGCATCCGCGGCATCTTCTGAGCACGGCGGGGGCCGTTCCGGGAAAACGAAGGCGGGTCCGCGCGGGGGCCGATGAACCGGATCCCCCCGGCGGACCCGCACCCGTGGTGACGCGCCTCACTCCTGCCCGGGCGCCTGCGTCTCCGCCGTCTCCAGCACCGGCGCCTCGCCGATGCCGCGCTGCGCCAGCCACCGCTCCGCTTCCAGCGCCGCCATGCAGCCCGTAGCCGCCGCCGTCACCGCCTGCCGGTAGTAATCATCCATCACATCCCCCGCCGCGAACACCCCGTCCACGCTCGTCGCCGTCCGCCCCGGCTTCGTCTTGATGTAGCCGTTCGGCGTCAGCTCGAGTTGCCCCTCCAGGAACGCCGTGTTCGGCGTGTGACCGATGGCGACGAACAGCCCGCCCACCTCCAACTCGCTGATCTCCCCCGTCACCGTGTCCTCGAGCCGGACGCCCGTGATCGCGTCGTAGCCCAGCACCTCGATCACCCGCTTGTTCCAGAGCACGCGGATCTTCGGGTGGCTCAGCACCCGGTCCGCCATGATCTTCGAGGCGCGGAACCGGTCCCGCCGGTGGATGATCACCGTCTCGCTCGAGAACTTCGTGGTGTAGAGCGCCTCTTCCATCGCGGTGTCGCCGCCGCCCACCACGGCGAGCCGCTTGTCCCGATAGATCGGCAGCGCCGCATCACACACCGCACAGGCCGAAACGCCGCCGCCACTCCGCGCCAGCCGCTCCTCGTTCGGCACCCCCAGCCACTTCGCGCTCGCGCCCGTCGCCACGATCACCGCGAGCGCCTGGACCTCCTCCGAGTAGTGCGGCCGGATCCGGAACGGATGCTCCGAGAAGTCCACGCCCACCACGTTCTCCATCACCGCCCGGGCGCCGAACCGTAGCGCCTGCGCCTTCATCCGCTCCATCAGCTCCGGGCCCGTGATCCCGTCCGGGAAGCCCGGGAAGTTCTCGATCTCCGTGGTGTTCATGAGCTGCCCGCCGGGGAGCTGCGTCCCCTGCGGCTCGCCCTCGAAGACCAACGGCCTCAGGTTCGCGCGCGCCGCGTAGATCGCAGCCGTCCACGCCGCGGGCCCAGAACCGATGATCACCAGCGTTTCCACCCTGCGCTCCCTCGCGTGCCCGTTGCCATGCCTCTTCCGTGCGTCCCCTTCCCCAATCCGGTCGGGTGAACATAGGTTCCTCGCTCCGGGCCCAGCAACGGGCGCGGCCGCGACCCGCGCCCCGATCGGCGCCGACGGCGAACGACCCCGGCCGGCTCGACGCCGTCGCCGCCCGCCGCCCGCGGATCGGGCCCGGGGCCGTCCCCTTCCCCGCTTCCCCGCCCACGCTCCTCCGGTCGCCCCCGACGCCGCATCAACCCTCGTCGTGCGACGTTCTGCCGATTCTTGTTGCGCATTTGCATCTGGCGCACCGCACTCCACCGTGATAACTTGCCACCTGACATTCCAAGGGGCACCCATGAGCATTGCGTCTCCCCGATCGCCGCTCGTGGCAGGCGCCGAACGTCTGCTCTGCTCCCTCGCAGGCATCGTTTCCGCGCGGGTCGTCACCGATCGCGACGGCCAGATCGCGGAGATCCATGTCCTCGCGACGGATGCGTTGCATCCCAAGCAGGTCGTCCGCAACGTCGAGTCCGCGTTGCGCGCCGGCCTGGGCCTCGAGGTGGACCGGCGCATCGTCAGCGTCGCCCAGGTGAGGGCGGCCGACGCCGCGTTCCCGAGCCCCGCACCCGAGCCGGCGCCGGCCGGACCCGCACGCACACCGCCGCCCGGGCGCCTGGGCTTCGCCGACTTCGATGCGCGGTGCGACGCGATGCAGGGCGCGACCTGCCGCGTCGTCCTGCGGGCCGGTGACCGGCAGTTCGAAGGGACGGGCGAGGGGCCGGGGACGACGCAAGGTCGCGTCGAGGCCGCCGCCCGCGCAGTGCTCGCCGCCCTCGCCGAGGCCCGCGCCGGGCTGCCGGTCGGCCTCGAAGGGGCGACCATCGTGGAGGCGCACGGCAGGACCTACGTGCTCGTGGCCGCCCGCGGACTCCAGGGACGCAGGTCCGTGCGACTCGCCGGGGCGGCGCCGTTGAGCCGGTCGCCCGAGGAGGCCGCCATCCTCGCCGCCCTCCAGGCGACCAACCGGTGGGTCGATCTCCCGCACGCAAGAGGGGCCGAGCCGTGATGCAGCCCATCGTCCTGCTGTTCCGCCCGAGAAAGCCGGACGACGCGTTCGAGGTCTGGTACGTCGCACCCCGGGCCGACGGGACCGCCAGGGTCGTGGTGGAACGGGAGGATCCGGCTTCCGGCGGGCGCCTCGAGATCGGCTGGCCGTTCGGCGCGCCCTTCACGCGGTTGAGCCGGCTGGTCGAGGCCGAAGCCGACAGGGTCATGCCCGCGGCGGCGCACGCCCTCAAGCGACTCCGTGAACTGGCCCGGGGGAAGGTCGCCTGAGCGCGGCCGGAAGGCCGCCCTCGACCCGGCACACGATCGGCGGTTCCAACTCGCTGGTGCACCGCGTGACCGGATACGCTGAGCCGTTGCATTCGACAGCGGTCGAGACGAGGCCGCCGCGCCGTTCGCCCCTGCGCCGCCTCCTGAAGCGGCTGGGCGGGCTGTTGCGCCACCAGATCAACAACCCGCTCCAGGCCATCCTCTCCGAGGCGGAGCTGCTGGCGGAGCGCGGCGCCGCCGACGAGCGCGACGTGCAGGGCGCTGCGCAGTCCATCGCGGCCGCGGCGCGGCGCATCGCCGCCGTCGTCGCGGACTTCGAACGCATCGCGGCCAGCGAGGCCGGGGCGGAGCTCGCCGAGACCGAGGACGCGGGCGACCCCGGCCCCCTCACCCGCGCCCTCGCAACCGAGCTGAACCTCATCGCCCGGCAGGCCGAGGTCGCCGTCCAGCCGCAGGACGCGCAACGGCTCCGGCCGCGCCTCCGCCGCGCCGCGCGCCTCGCGCGGGCATGGCTCGCCGCCGGCGCCCGCCTCCGCCCGACCTACGCGCCGGCGCCCGCGCCGCCCGCACCCGAGCCCACACCTGCTGCGCCGTCGCCGCATCAGGCGGGCTACGCCGCGGCGCGCGCCCTGGCCGTCCGCCTCCAGCGCCTCGAGGCCGACTACCGGCGGCTCCAGGAGCAACTCGAACGGCGCGAACGCTTTTGGCGCTTCTCGACCCACGAGCTGCGCAACGCCGCCAACGCCTTCGTGTCCTGGGCCTACGTCTTGCGACGCTCCGAGATCCGCAACGCCCCCTGGTTCGCCCCCCTCGCCCGTGCGGCGGAGGCCGTGCTCCGCCGCACCGAGGAAGTCCTGGACCTCGGGGCGAGCGGCATGACCGACTTCGAGATCAGGGTCGAGAACGTCAACCTCGTCGAAGCCGCACGCGACGCGCTCGAGATGATCCGCCCCGCGGCAGACCAGAACAACCTCACGCTGGCCCTGGCCAGCCCGCCCGGCGGAGAGCCCGTCTGGGCCGAGGCGGATCCAGACCGGGTCCAGCAGATCCTCCACAACCTGCTCCGCAACGCGGTCGAGGCGACCCCGCCCGGCGGCTCCATCTGCATCAGCGCCCGCTACGACGGCGCCTGCGCCGCGCTCGAGATCGAGGACACGGGCACCGGCCTCCACCCCGGCGCCGCCGCCGGACTCTTCCAGCTCGACAGCCCGGCCGAGCCGCCCGCCGGGCGGCGCCGCGGCTACGGTCTCGGCCTCCCGCTCTCTCGGTACCTGGCCGAGCAGATGCGCGGGTCGCTCGAGCTCCAGCCCGCAACGACGGGCGGCGCGCGACTCCTGCTCCGACTGCCACGAGCCAACCCGTGAACGACCAAGCGATCGCGAGCCGCGAGGATCCGCGGGACATCGAGACCGAGGCGGCCGCCCAGCTCGAGCGGCTCCGAGGCGTCCTCGCCGCAGCCGTGTGGGTCGGCCAGCACCCAACGGTCCGCGAAGTCTACATCGCCGCCGCGCCGGACGTCTCCGTTCCCGACCTCAAGGAGACCATCCGCGCCGTGCTCCGCGACAACGGCCTCGTCTGCCCGCCGGACGCGATCCACATCGGCGTGCTGGACGCGGCGCCGGAGTCGGGCGCGGGTCGGGAGCCGCCCGCCGAGCCCGCCCGACCCGCAAGCGCCGCTGAACCGGCACCCGCCTCGGCAGCCGGCCCCGGCGGGCCGGCCCCCGAGCCGCCCGCCGAGGAAGCCGAGGTGCCGCCCCCGTGGCACGGCCGCTTCCTCATCCTCTCCGCCCTCGAGGTCCGCCGCGCCGGCAACGAGGTCACCTGCCGCGTCCAGCTCCTCCGGGTCGGCGAGCCCCTGACCGGCGAGGCCACCGAGATCGACACGCCCGCGGGCCGGGCACGCGCCGGCGCCCGCGCCGTCCTCCGGGCCGTCTCGGGCGCCGGCGCCGGCACCGCCTTGTCCCTGGAAGGCGCGGCCGTCCTCGACCTCTTCAACCGCAAGTACGTCGCGGTGTCCGTCGAGGCCGCCACCGCACGCCGAACCACCCTCCTCTCCGGCCTGGTGCCGATCGACCGCTCCATCGAAGACGCCGCCTGCCTCGCCACCCTCGGCGCCATCGAACGCTGGCTCGCCTGGTAGAGCTGCCCCCGTCCGCGCCCTTGCCCGACCCGCCCCTGGCCGGTCGCGCCGCGCACCGCCCGCTCGCCCATCGAACCACTGAACCGCCCGGTCCCCCCGCCGAACCGTTGACGCCGCCGCCACGGCGCCGTACTATCGGGGCGCCCATTGAAAATAGGTCTCAATCTCAAAGAGAACGCCGATGACCACCGCGCGACGGATCCCCGCTCTCCTCCTCGGCGCGACGCTCCTCGCCTGCGCCGGCGACACCCGGACCGACACCACCCCCCAGACCGGCACCGAGGCCCAGGCCGAGCCGGCCACCAACGCCCCCGCCACGATCCCCGGCCTCCCGCCCGGCGGCCTCGAGGACTGGATCGCCGAGATCCGCGACGGCCTCGCCACACTGCCGGACAGGATCGCCAGCGACATCGCGGGCGCACGGACGGTGGCCCTCGAACTCTACGTGGGACGGCAGGAGTTCATCGAGATCTTCTACGGCGAGAACGGCAGGCTCACGGCCGGCGGAGCGCTCGGGCCGGCCGTGGAGCATGCCGAAGAGGAGTTCCACGAACTGCTGCTGATGCTGAACGGCGACGAGACGCCCGACGCGGAGCAGGTCCGCGCCAAGGTCGTCGCGCTCGCGGAGGCCTACGAGCGGGTCCTCGAGGAAGCCCGGCGAGCGGGCGTGCCGCTCACCCCCGTCGCCACCACGCCCGCCGGCTCCTGACCCGGCCGCCTACTCCTTCCAGTTCTTGAGGATGCGCTCCAGGTCGTCGCGGTGACGGGTCTCCTCGGAGACGATGTTCTCGAGGTCCACGCGCAGCCCGATCTCGCCCGCGGCGTCCGCCTGCTTGATCCGCTGCGTGTAGCGCTCGATGGTCTCCCGCTCGGCCTGGAGCACGATCTCGAAGATCTCGCGGTTGCTCGAGCCCAGCCGGACCTCCGCGGGGCGCGTGGTGGGCGTGCCGCCGAGGGCGACGATCTTGTTGGCGAGGTAGCGGGCGTGGCCGAGCTCATCGGCGATCTCCTCGTCCAGGAAGCGCGACAGCTCGGGGCGATGGGGCCCGGTGATGAGCTGGCTGAGGACGAGGTAGCTGATGATGGCCTGGTACTCGTGGGCGAGGTCGGTGTTGAGGCCTTCGATGAGGGCCTGGCGCGCATCCTGGCTTGCCATGTTCGGGCACTCCTGTGTGGGTAATCGCTAGTGATAATGATTATTGATAAGCGACGCCGCACCACCGCGCAAGGGTCGGCGCGGGTCGCCGGGCCTCAGCGCCCCGGCGCGGGCCCGACGAAGCGCTGGACCTCCTCGACGACGCGCCGCGGCTCGACCGGCTTGGCGAGGTAGCCGTCGCAGCCGGCGGCGATCGCCCGCTCCCGGTCCTCCTCCAGGGCGTGGGCGGTCAACGCGATGATCGGGATGTCCCGGGTGGCCTGATCGGCTTTGAGACGGCGCGTCGCCTCCCATCCGTCGATCTTGGGGATCGAGATGTCCATGAGGATCAGGTCGGGATGCTCCTGGCGAGCCCGGTTCACGCCCTCCTCGCCGTCGCGAGCCTCGAGGACGTTGTAGCCGACGTGGTCCAGGATCGTCCGGTAGACGACGAGGTTGTCCTCGTTGTCTTCGACGAGGAGAACGGTCTTCTTCCGGGCATCGTCCATGGCCGGATCATCCGCGCAGGGGTTCCTGGTCTCGGCGGTTTCGTGACAATATACACGAAACGTGCCGATCCGTGGTCACGCCACCACCGCCTATCCAGCACTCTCTTCGGCGGCCGCCTCGGCCGCCTCCCGCTCCTTGAACACCTTGAGGTTCGTGGAGTGGCCCGGGTTCACGCGGGCCTTGGGGTCGATGTAGTGGATGGCGTTGTTGACGGCGATGGCCGCCTCGCTGAAGCCCGTGGCGATGAGATCGAGCTTGGCCTCGTGCCAGACGACGTCGCCGGCGGCGAAGACGCCGGGGATGCTGGTCTGCATCGTCGGGCTGACCTTGATGCCGTTCTTCTCCAGTTCGATGCCCCAGCGGGCCACAGGCCCGAGGTCTGGCTTGAAGCCGATGAGCGCGAGCACGGCGTCCACCTCGAGGGTGAGCTCCTCGTTGGTGCGGTTGTCGAAGATGGTGACGGCGCGCACGCATTCGTCGCCGTGGATGGCGCGCACCTCCTTGTGGGTGAGGAGCTCGATCTCTCCGGCCTCGACGGCGGTGCGGAGCAGACGCATGGAGTGGGCGTGGGCGCGGAAGCCCTCGCGGCGGTGGATGAGGATCAGACGTGCGGTGGTGTCCTTGAGGGCCAGCGCCCAGTCCACGGCGGAGTCGCCGCCGCCCACGATCAGGACGCGCTTGCCGGCGTAGGCGGCCGGGTCCTTGACGTGGTGGGCCACGCCGCGCTCGAGGAATTCCTGGTAGCCGGGGCACTCGAGGACGCGGGGCGAGAACGCGCCCTTGCCGGCGGCGATGATGACGGCGCGGCTCGCGTACCGTCCGCCCTTGTCCGTGGTCGCGACGAAGTAGCCGTCTTCCCGGATCAGGTCCTGGACCTGCTCGCCGAGGCGCACCTCGGCCCCGAACTGGAGCCCCTGCTCGATGAGGTTGGCCGCCAGCTCCTTGGCCGTGATGCGGGGGAAGCCGCCGACGTCGTAGATGTACTTCTCCGGGTAGAGCGCGGTGAGCTGGCCGCCCAGCTCGGGCAGCGAGTCGATGATGCGGGCCGACGCCCCGCGCATCCCGGCGTAGAAGGCGGCAAAGAGCCCTGTCGGGCCGCCGCCGATGATCGTC
This genomic stretch from bacterium harbors:
- a CDS encoding bacterioferritin, which codes for MASQDARQALIEGLNTDLAHEYQAIISYLVLSQLITGPHRPELSRFLDEEIADELGHARYLANKIVALGGTPTTRPAEVRLGSSNREIFEIVLQAERETIERYTQRIKQADAAGEIGLRVDLENIVSEETRHRDDLERILKNWKE
- the trxB gene encoding thioredoxin-disulfide reductase, whose translation is METLVIIGSGPAAWTAAIYAARANLRPLVFEGEPQGTQLPGGQLMNTTEIENFPGFPDGITGPELMERMKAQALRFGARAVMENVVGVDFSEHPFRIRPHYSEEVQALAVIVATGASAKWLGVPNEERLARSGGGVSACAVCDAALPIYRDKRLAVVGGGDTAMEEALYTTKFSSETVIIHRRDRFRASKIMADRVLSHPKIRVLWNKRVIEVLGYDAITGVRLEDTVTGEISELEVGGLFVAIGHTPNTAFLEGQLELTPNGYIKTKPGRTATSVDGVFAAGDVMDDYYRQAVTAAATGCMAALEAERWLAQRGIGEAPVLETAETQAPGQE
- a CDS encoding ferredoxin--NADP(+) reductase translates to MNDSELKDLTIIGGGPTGLFAAFYAGMRGASARIIDSLPELGGQLTALYPEKYIYDVGGFPRITAKELAANLIEQGLQFGAEVRLGEQVQDLIREDGYFVATTDKGGRYASRAVIIAAGKGAFSPRVLECPGYQEFLERGVAHHVKDPAAYAGKRVLIVGGGDSAVDWALALKDTTARLILIHRREGFRAHAHSMRLLRTAVEAGEIELLTHKEVRAIHGDECVRAVTIFDNRTNEELTLEVDAVLALIGFKPDLGPVARWGIELEKNGIKVSPTMQTSIPGVFAAGDVVWHEAKLDLIATGFSEAAIAVNNAIHYIDPKARVNPGHSTNLKVFKEREAAEAAAEESAG